The following proteins come from a genomic window of Acinonyx jubatus isolate Ajub_Pintada_27869175 chromosome C1, VMU_Ajub_asm_v1.0, whole genome shotgun sequence:
- the NGF gene encoding beta-nerve growth factor isoform X2, producing MSMLSYTLITALLIGIQAEPHPESNVPAGHAIPQAHWTKLQHSLDTALRRARSTPAGAIAARVAGQTRNITVDPKLFKKRRLRSPRVLFSTHPPPVAADTQGLDLEAGGAASFNRTHRSKRSSSHPVFHRGEFSVCDSVSVWVGDKTTATDIKGKEVMVLGEVNINNSVFKQYFFETKCRDPTPVDSGCRGIDSKHWNSYCTTTHTFVKALTMDGKQAAWRFIRIDTACVCVLSRKAGRRA from the coding sequence ATGTCCATGTTGTCCTACACTCTGATCACAGCTCTTTTGATCGGCATACAGGCAGAACCACACCCAGAGAGCAATGTCCCAGCAGGACACGCCATCCCCCAAGCCCACTGGACTAAGCTTCAGCATTCCCTCGACACAGCCCTCCGCAGAGCCCGCAGCACCCCGGCCGGGGCAATAGCCGCGAGGGTGGCAGGGCAGACCCGCAACATCACTGTGGAccccaaactttttaaaaagcggCGACTGCGTTCACCCCGCGTGCTGTTCAGCACGCACCCCCCACCTGTGGCTGCAGATACTCAGGGTCTGGACTTGGAGGCAGGTGGTGCTGCCTCCTTCAACAGGACTCACAGGAGCAAGCGGTCGTCGTCGCACCCTGTCTTCCACCGGGGGGAGTTCTCGGTGTGCGACAGCGTCAGCGTGTGGGTGGGGGACAAGACCACCGCCACGGACATCAAGGGCAAGGAGGTGATGGTGCTGGGAGAGGTGAACATTAACAACAGTGTGTTCAAACAGTACTTTTTTGAGACCAAGTGCCGGGACCCCACTCCCGTGGACAGCGGGTGCAGGGGCATTGACTCGAAGCACTGGAACTCATACTGTACCACGACGCACACCTTCGTCAAGGCGCTGACCATGGACGGCAAGCAGGCCGCCTGGCGGTTCATCCGGATCGACacggcctgtgtgtgtgtgctcagcaGGAAGGCTGGGAGAAGAGCCTGA